A single genomic interval of Trichocoleus desertorum ATA4-8-CV12 harbors:
- a CDS encoding helix-turn-helix domain-containing protein has product MTRRQKHPLRDLSPKEQQELERIARATSESTSRVARAKALPAVSQGHSYTAAAHACGRRSGDAVAQLVERFNNEGLAGLTPRRRGGAKFLYEAPQRQPILEVAQQQPDLAVDGACQWPLAALQG; this is encoded by the coding sequence ATGACTCGTCGCCAGAAACACCCCTTGCGGGATCTGAGCCCTAAAGAACAACAGGAGCTAGAACGAATTGCTCGTGCGACCAGTGAATCAACCAGCCGTGTAGCTCGTGCAAAAGCTCTACCTGCCGTTTCTCAAGGACACAGTTATACCGCTGCTGCTCATGCCTGTGGACGACGTTCAGGAGATGCGGTAGCTCAATTGGTGGAGCGATTTAACAATGAGGGATTAGCGGGGTTAACGCCTCGTCGTAGGGGTGGAGCCAAGTTCCTGTATGAGGCTCCACAACGCCAGCCAATTCTTGAGGTGGCACAGCAACAACCAGATCTTGCTGTGGACGGCGCTTGCCAATGGCCTTTGGCAGCATTGCAAGGCTGA